A window of Kyrpidia spormannii genomic DNA:
ACGCCTTTCTCTTTGTCGTACTCGTACTTGTTCTGGCTGCCCGTGGGAATCTCAATAAATGCATCGACGATCAGCTTCTCCGTGGCCATTGTCCATCCTCCTCTGCTCATTTCACGATTGTATTATACCGTATCCCATCGGTGGCGACAAAAGCACCTGGTTTTGCTCTTTCGAATTGATCGCTGGAGTGAAGCTAGTTTATTACAAAAAATCGACCTTGACAGAGGTTGGTCGGCGGACTATAATATACTATGTAGTGAGAATATTCTTAAAGGAGGGGTCGCATGGTTGATCCGAAGATGAGGTCTGTAGAAAAGCGAGTCGAGGTATCGTATAGTTGGGAAGAGGTGGCATCTTCTCCAGCGTTCAGGCGGTTGATCGAGGGGAAAAAGCGTTTCCTCGTCCCGGCCGTGGTGTTCTTTCTCCTCTATTATTTCCTCCTGCCTTCCTTTGCTGGATGGGCCAAGTCGCTGATGGCCGTTAAAGTCTCCGGAGCGATCAACTTTGGGTACGTGTTTGCGCTGTCGCAGTTCGTCATGGTGTGGGGCCTAGCCTGGCTATACGTGCGCAAAGCGAACCACTTTGACCGGATGGCCGAAGAAGTGGCCCAGGAAGTGAAAGGAGGGGGCGAATGAATTCCGCATTTATCTTGTTTGGCATTATTGTTCTCATTACTTTGGCAATTACGTATTGGGCGTCGCGCAGAACCCGGACAACCTCGGAGTTTTATGCCGCCGGCAGGTCCCTCACGGGGTGGCAGAACGGACTGGCCATCTCTGGGGACTACATGAGCGCAGCGTCGTTTCTCGGGATTTCGGGTATGATCGCGTTAAGTGGCTATGACGGGTTTATGTACTCGGTGGGCTGGCTGGTTGCGTATCTCACTGTGCTCTTGATCGTGGCTGAACCGTTGCGCAATTCTGGTAAATATACCATGGCCGACGTGGTGTCGTTCCGGTTCAGCCCGGCCCCGGTGCGATCAATGGCGGCCCTGAGCACCTTAGTGATCAGTACGTTTTATATGATCGCCCAGATGGTAGGCGCCGGCGGTTTGATTCATTTGCTGCTCGGCCTCGATTACACCATGGCGATCTTGATCATCGGCGTGCTGATGGTCCTGTACGTGGTGTTCGGGGGAATGCTCGCCACCACTTGGGTGCAGATCGTGAAAGCGGTACTGCTCATGGGCGGAACGATTGTCATCAGTTTCCTGGTGCTGATGAATTTTCACTTCAGCGTCGGGGAAATGTTTCAGGCTGTGGTCGACAAGTACGGCCCCTCCTATTTGGAGCCGGGGTTGCGCTTTAAGAATCCCATTGACCAAATTTCTTTGGGTTTAGCGCTGGTCTTGGGGACGGCGGGATTGCCCCACATTCTGATCCGGTTTTATACTGTGCCCACCGCCAAGGAAGCGCGCAAATCGGTAGTGTGGGCCACGGTGATCATCGGGGCGTTCTATCTCATGACCACGTTTCTCGGTTTTGGGGCTGCTGCCTTGGTGGGTAAAAACGAAATTCTCAAGCTGGACAAAGGCGGCAACATGGCGGCGCCACTTTTGGCCCAGCACCTCGGCGGCGACTTCTTGATGGCTTTCATCGCCGCGGTGGCTTTTGCCACGATTCTGGCGGTGGTGGCCGGACTGACCATTGCGGCCTCATCGGCCTTCGCCCATGATTTTTATTCCAACGTCATCCGCCGGGGACAGGCGACGGAAAGTGAGCAGGTTCGGGTGGCGCGGTATACGTCCCTGGTGGTGGGCGTAGCGGCCATTGCCTTGGGTATCTTGGCCCGGAACTGGAATGTGGCGTACATGGTGGCTTTGGCTTTTGCGGTGGCGGCCAGCGCCAATGTGCCGGTGCTCATCTTCTCCCTCTTCTGGAAACGGTTTAACACCGCCGGAGCGGTGACGGGGATGGCCGTGGGACTGATTTCTTCCCTCGTCCTGGTGTTTATCAGCCCGGCGGTGATGGATGCGAAATCGGCCATTTTCCCGCTCCAAAACCCCGGGGTGGTGAGTATTCCCCTGGGATTCTTGGCCGCGTGGTTGGGGACGTACGTGCAGCCTGCTGAAAAAGACTCGCATCGCAGGTTTGCCGAACTGTTTGTACGTTCTCAAACGGGGATCGGTGCAGAATAGAGACCGGCGGTATGAAACGCCGGGGTGACGACTGGGTGGAATTGTCCGAAATCTGAACTTCGGGCCGCGCCGGTGGCGCGGTTTTTTATTCGGGTCTTTTCTTTTGCAGGCGTACAGCGGAACGTGGTACCATGACGGAGAGATGAAAGCGGGAGGAGGAGATGGGTTATTGAGTCGGTGGATGGTGTGGCTATTGGTCATTTCTCTGCCCTTGACGGTGATCGGCGAGTGGTTGCATTGGTCTGAGATCTTGTTGTTTTGGCTGGCATGTCTCGCCATTATTCCCCTGGCCGGACTCATGGGACAGGCGACAGAGAGCATTGCAATTCTTAGTGGGCCTCGCATCGGGGGGCTTTTGAACGCCACCTTTGGGAATGCCGTGGAGCTGATCATCGGCTTTTTTGCGATTCGGCAAGGTCTGGTTCAGGTGGTGCAGGCTTCTCTTACCGGATCTATCCTCGGCAATTTGCTCCTGGTGGCGGGGCTGAGCTTTTTGATCGGAGGCATCCGATATCCCATCCAGACCTTTAACCGCCTGGCCGCGGGGACCAATGCCTCCATGATGCTGATCGGCGTGGTCATCGCTTTGGTCATTCCTGCTATTTTCACCCTACAGCGGCCAGCAATTGGGGTGGAACTGAGCGTTGGAGTGGCGGCCATCACTTGGGTGCTTTACCTGTTAGGTCTATTTTTCAGCCTATTTACCCACCGGAACATTTTTAACTACGCCCAAGATCTACCAGATGAAGAAGCTCCTTGGGGCATGGCGCGGTCCGTCGGGGTGCTGGTGGTCGCCACTTTGGCTGTGGCCTATGAAAGTGAGATATTGGTGGGAACGATTGAGCACGTATCGAAAGCTTTTGGTTGGTCGGACGTGTTTATCGGGGTGATTGTGGTGGCCATCATCGGCAATGCGGCGGAGCACAGTTCCGCTGTATTGATGGCATGGCGGGACCGGATGGATGTGAGCCTGGAGATCGCCATCGGCAGCAGCCTGCAAATTGCAATGTTCGTCGCCCCGCTGTTGGTGTTCACCAGTCTGGCCGTGGGGAATCCGATGACCTTGGTGTTCTCCTGGCCAGAGATCGCGGCCATGGTTCTCGGGGTGGCGTTGATTACCCTCCTCTCCTTGGATGGCAAATCGAATTGGCTGGAGGGGGCAATGGCGCTCGGGGCCTACGTGATTATGGGGATAGGGTTTTATCTGATTTAACAAGGACGGGAACGGGCCCGGAAGAACCCGGACCCTCACGGCGGGCAGAGCTTTTATACATAGCGTGCGTACAGTTGCTGGATGCGCCGGACGTAGGCCTGGGTCTCCTGATACGGAGGGATGCCCCCGTAACGGTCCACGGCTCCGGGCCCGGCGTTGTAGGCGGCCGTCGCCTTCAGCACGTCCCCGCCGTACCGATCCAGAAGGCTTCGCAAGTATTGGGCTCCTCCATCCAGGTTTTGGGCGGGGTCGAGAGGATCGACCCCCAAAGCCCGGGCCGTGCTGGGCATCAGTTGCATCAGCCCCAGGGCACCGGCTGGAGAACGGGCCGCCGGATTGCCGCCGCTCTCGGCCATCATGACCGCCCGGAGCAGGGCCGGATCTAGGCCCCGCCGGGCGGCGACATCCTGGATGAGGGCATCCCAGCGCCCGGTGCTGGGTGGGGCCGGGGATCCGTTCGCCACCGGGGCGGAAGCTACGGTTTCGGATATGGCACCGAACAACATGGGCAAGACCGGCCCGGCCCCGGTGGAAGATCCAGAGGCCGAGAGGGCTTGGATCACGAAGGGCAAAAGGTCCGCGCCAAAACTGTCTCCTTGGCTCAGAGGGCTGCTTGGATCTGAAGAGCCTCCGGCATCTGGCAGAGCCGCCATCCGCTCTGCGGCCCAGATACGCACCAGGTCGAGCCACGCCTTGATCCCCGCGGCGGAACCTTGGGACGGGGCATTGGAGGAAACCGCCTGGGGTGTTGTGGTACTCCCGGCTTCCTTTTGGGGTGCGGACAGAGCTCCAGTCGTCGCCCCAGGGCGCAACCCGAGTGCTTGATCTAGATGATCGCTAAAGGTCGAGCGACTGTGGGCTCCCGTTGGCCGAGCTGTGGTGGAGCCATGCGGCGAGGGAGTGTCGGTCGGGATTCGGGGGGCTCCAGCCAGGCCAATTTCCGACATGAGGTCCATCGCCATCGCTCCTTCCGGAAAGACGGTTTTGCTGGCACAGTCGAACCAGTATTCGTCCGGTGGGGGCGATTCTCCTGCTCGACGCCAGGCCCGTCGCCTCGGCCCTCACCTGGCCTGTCCGAGCGGAATTACTTCAGGCTGAGACCGGTCGTTCTCAGCGGAGAACCACTTGATACCCTTTCTCCTGTAAGGTGCGCTCCACGTGACCGACGTGATCCGGGTCCCGGGTCTCCAGTTCCAATTCCACTTCTGTGAACCCCGGGGGAATCGAGGGGCCCATCCTCCGATGAGACACCGTGAGAACATTGGCCCGAAGTTCCGCGATGACGCTGAGGAGCCCCTGAAGGGCGCCAGGGCGATCCGGGATCACCGTTTGAAGGCGCACATAGCGTCCAGCTTCGGCCAGGCCGTACTGCAGAATGCGGCTCAGCACGGTGCCGTCCACGTTCCCGCCGCTGACCACCGCCGCGACTTTTTTTCCGGCCAAGGGCAGTTTGTGGAACAGGAGCGCGGCGGGGGCGGCGGCACCGGATCCTTCGACCAAGAGTTTGTAGCGTTCGAGCAAAAGCAACATTGTCCTCGCGATTTCCACATCGCTTACGACGATCACGTCGTCCACGTATGCTTGCACCATTCGGAGGGTGAGTCGACCGGGTTTTTTCACGGCAATCCCGTCGGCCAGGGTGTTCGCGGAGTAAAGCCCCACGGGTGTTCCGGCTTTGAGAGAAGCTTTCATGGAAGCGGCGCCCTCCGCCTCCACGCCGTATATTTGAATCGTCGGTTTGATGGATTTGGCCGCCAGGGCAATGCCGGCGATGAGCCCTCCACCGCCTACGGGAACGACAATAGCCTCTAGATCGGGACATTGTTCCAGGATTTCTAAGCCCACCGTTCCCTGACCCGCCACGATGTCGGGGTCGTCAAAGGCGTGAACGAACACCGCTCCAGTTTCCTCCCGGTATTGTTGGGCGAAAGTCTGGGCGGCGTCATAATCCGCGCCGTGCAGGAGCACCCGGGCGCCGTAATCGGTGGTAGCTTTGATCTTGGAAAGAGCGGCACCTTCGGGCATCACCACGGTGCTGGGAATCCCCGCCCGGGCAGCGGCATAGGCTACCCCCTGGGCGTGGTTTCCCGCCGATGCGGCGATTACCCCATGTTTTTTCGCGTCTTCAGACAGACGACGGATTTTGTTGTACGATCCGCGGATTTTGAAGGATCCAGTCTTTTGGAGATTTTCAAGCTTCAGCCACACCTCGCACCCTGCCAGACGGCTAAAGGTGTGTGTCAGATGCAGCGGCGTCTTCCGGGCGATGTCCCCAAGGGTTTGCCGGGCCTCCTGGATGTCGGACAAGCTGAGCATTCGAACCCCTCCCAGCGAGAAAATCAACCTTTTTCCTATTGCCGCTCACTGCTGTCTATGTTATAATGCTCGCCAAGTAGAAGGCTGATGGCGATGCAGGAGAGAGTAGGCGTCGAGAACCCACAGGGAGGGAGCGCCTGAGACTGGAAGCGTTCCCGGGGAAACGCCGCTGAAGTTCACTCCTGGGCCGTCCGGGGGAAAGGCCCGTGGGGCCGAGTAGTTCGGACCGGAGCGTCCTCGTTATTGGACGGCGTCCTTTTTTTGGGGCGCGTGAGTGGACGGCGACTGTGCCGTCAACTAGGGTGGTACCGCGGAGCCGTGCTTCGCCCCTTGGGGTGCGGCTCCTTTTTCATTTTATCAAAGTTGCGGCGAAGGTTCAGCATGACCCAGGGTGGAAGGAGTGAAGGAGATGGCCGGAATCATCGGATCCCGGGCGCGGCCCGCCATTATGGGCATTGAGCCTTACGTACCGGGGAAACCGATTGAAGAGGTCCAGCGAGAGTTTGGCTTGAAAGATGTGGTGAAGCTGGCGTCCAACGAGAACCCCCTCGGGCCGTCTCCGAAGGTTCAGGAAGTGCTGGTTAAGGCTGCAGCCAATCTACACCGCTACCCGGACGGAGGAGCCGTGATATTGCGCCGGGCCCTCGCCGAGTACCACGGGGTGCCTGAGGCGGGGGTCCTTGTGGGCAACGGTTCAGATGAGCTGATTAAGTTGATTGCAGAGTCCTTTGTAGAGCCCGGGGATGAAGTCATCGTGCCGTCGCCGTCCTTTTCGGAGTATTGGTTCGCCACCCAGGTGATGGCAGGCAGGACGGTTCCGGTTTCCCTCGACGAAAGCTTTCAGTACGATCCCGAACGCATTCTCAAGGCGGTGACGCCGAGGACCAAGCTGATGTATTTGTGCACGCCGAACAACCCGACGGGCACGTACATTCCGGAGAAAGCTTTGACGGATTTGGTTCGCCGGGTTCCGGAGCACGTGCTGGTGGTCCTCGATGAGGCGTACCACGAGTACGTCGAGGCGGAAGATTACGGTCGGGGGTTGCCTCTCATTCGGGAAGGGGCCCATGTGGTGGTCCTCCGCACTTTTAGCAAGTTGTACGCCTTGGCGGCCCTGCGTGTGGGATACGCCCTGGCCGATCCGGACGTTATCCAGTTGATCAATCGGGTGCGGGAACCTTTCAACGTCAATGCCGTGGCTCAGGCGGCGGCGGTTGCGGCCCTCGGGGATGAGGAGCACCGCCGGAAAAGCTTCGAAGTCAACCGGGCGGGGAAGCGGCAGTTGTATGAAGGGCTGGAAGCTCTGGGATGCCGATGTGTTCCCACCGAGGCGAATTTCATCCTCGTTGAGGTCCCGCATTCGTCCACCGCGGTGTTTGAAGGCCTTCTGCGGCGGGGAGTGATCGTCCGGGACGGGGCAGCCTTCGGGTTGCCGCGGTATCTGCGGATTAGCATTGGAACCGAGGCGGAAAACGCCCGGCTTCTGGAAGAGATGGCCGAAGTTTTTCGGACTTGGGACGCCCGCCCGGCGGGGTTGGCGGATTAAACCGAAGATCGCGAGGAGGGTACTGGCGATGAAAGGAGAAACCATGGAACAGCTGCGGACGCAGTTGGACGAGATCAATATGGACCTGCTGCGGCTCCTCAGTCGGCGGGCGGACATCGTGCAGCGGATTGGTCGGGTGAAACAGGCCCAAGGAGTTCAGCGGTTTGATCCGTTGCGGGAAAAGGAGATGTTGGACCGCATTGTGGCGGCCAACCCCGGTCCCTTCGACGACAGCACCATTCGGCACTTGTTTAAACAGATTTTCCAAGCGTCCCTGCAATTGCAGGAAGAAGAGAAGATGCACTTGTTGGTAAGCCGGAAGCGCCGGGCGGAAGACACCGTGGTGGAAGTCAAGGGTGTCCGCATCGGCGACGGCCACCCCATCGTGGTGGCGGGGCCCTGTTCCGTGGAGACCCGGGAGCAGATGGAGACGGTGGGCCAGGGCCTGCGGGCTCAGGGTATTGTCGTGATTCGGGGCGGAGCCTACAAGCCCCGGACGTCCCCGTATGATTTTCAGGGACTCGGCCGTGAAGGGTTGGTGATGTTGCGGGAAACTGCCGACAAGTACGGCATGGTGGCGGTCAGCGAGATCGTCAATCCGGCTGACATTGAGATGGCCACGCAATATGTGGACATCATCCAGATCGGGGCTCGTAATATGCAGAATTTCGAGCTCTTGAAGGCGGCGGGGTCCGTGCGGACGCCAGTTCTGCTCAAGCGGGGGCTTTCCGCGACCATCGAGGAGCTGTTGTTTGCGGCGGAGTACATCATGTCCCGGGGGAACGATCAGATCATTCTTTGCGAGAGGGGCATTCGCACCTATGAAAAGGCGACCCGCAATACCCTGGATATTTCGGCGGTGCCGATCCTGAAGCAGGAAAGTCATCTGCCGGTCTTTGTCGATATCAGTCATTCCACCGGCCGGAAGGACATTATGATACCTGTGGCTAAGGCAGCACTGGCGGCGGGGGCGGACGGAATCATGGTGGAAGTGCATCCCGAGCCCAGTGTAGCGTTATCGGATGCGAAACAGCAGATCAATCTCGAACAGTTCGGCCAGCTCATGGACGCCCTGCGGGAAGCGAGGTACCTTCCGCCTGTCGCCGAAAGGGTGGCAACGCGCTGAGGCTTGCCTCCCCGGGTGAGAATCGGGGGACGGCATCGTCCCGGGGAGAAAAAAGGGCCGCTTTGGCCGGTGCCCACCGGCCAAGGCGGCTCTTACTTATGTATAAAATGGCGTTCCCATCAAAGCTCTGCGGAGAGTGATGCGGTTCCGGTTTTCGATTTCCACCCGGCGGGGGATGGGGGGAAAAGCGTCCGGGGCATCGATAAAGCGGTCCGGCAGGAGATCCGGAGAATAAGGGCTCCAGCGCTCCAACCACAGGTCCGGAATCACTTCTGGAATGGGTTGATGGGAGAGTTCCGCCCAGAGCAACGTCCAAGCCCGGGGTACGACTCGCCAAATTTCGTATCCTCCTCCACCCACCGCCACCCAGCGTCCATCGCATGCCTCGTGGGCGAGTTGATGGACCAATTTCGGAATCTCTCGATAGAGGCGGGTGGTGGCCGAAAGGTGGGTCAAGGGGTCGAGGTGATGTCCATCGCAGCCGTTCTGACTGATGATAATATCGGGCTCAAAGCGGCTGATCAGAATCGGAAGAGCTTGGTGAAGCAGTTCGAGCCAGGAGTCATCCTCGGTGAACGGCTCCAAGGGCACGTTGACCGAATAGCCGTATCCAGCCCCGGTACCCCGTTCATGAATATCTCCAGTTCCTGGATAGAGATATTTTCCGGTTTCGTGAAAAGAGATGGTGAGAACGCCCGGGTCGTCATAAAACAGCCACTGCACCCCGTCTCCGTGATGGGCATCCGTGTCGATATAAGCCACTCGGGCGTCGAATTCCTTTCTTAGCCATGCGATGGCCACGCCGATGTCATTGTACACACAAAACCCAGACGCCATATGGCGCTGGGCGTGGTGAAGGCCGCCAGCCAGACTGAAGGCGTGCTCAGCCTTGCCCTCCATCACCAGTCGCGCTGCCATGAGCGTCCCCCCGGTGATCAAAGCGGATGCTTCGTGCATATCCGGAAAAATTGGAGTATCCTCGGTGCCCAGGCCGAAGGATTCCCAGGACGGTTCTCCCCCACCCGGCGGCACGGGTGGTTCGTCGCCCTGTCCTGCTCGTTTCACGGCCTCTATGTAATGCCGGTCGTGAACCAATGCCAGTTCCTCCTCGGTGGCCGGTTGAGGGGCTCGAACGTGTTCCGGGCGCAGGAGTCCCGATTCCTGCATGAGATCCCAGGTCATGCGCAGGCGCAGGGGATCGAAGGGATGCTCGGGGCCGAATCGATAGCGGAGAACTTCCGGACTGTAGACGATGACGGCGCGGTCTTTCATTCTCCCCGGCCCCCGTCGGAAAAAGGTCCCAGCACCCGATGTCCCGCAGCTTTGATGTCGTCGATGATGCGCCGGGGATCCATCGTTTGTACCCGGAGCACGAGATGGCGGGTATCGGGAGTTTTCCCGGGAAATATCAGGACCGAAGAGGCATTGATCCGCCTGGCCCGAAGAATGTCGGCCACATCGGCGAGCCCGCCCGGGCGATTGGGCAGTTCCACCTCGATGCGGCTGGAGGGTTCCAACACGCCCATCATGCCGAGCAGGGTGTGCAAAATGTCCCTTTCCGTAAGAATGCCCACGACGCGGTCCTGATCGAGAACCGGAAGGCAGCTCACTTTTCGACGATACATTTCGGCGGCGGCGTCTTCGATAAAATTCCAGGGCTCTACGGTGACGACGTCTCGCTTCATACAGTGTTCAATGCGAAGGCCCTGAACTTTTGCTTCCCAATCCGGGTCGAGAACGGAAGGGCAAACGTCCCGCATGTCCCGGTCGGACACGATGCCGACGAGTCGCTCGTTTTCTACAACCGGAAGGTGGCGGATGCGCCGAAGCCGTGTGAGTTGCAAGGCATCGGTCAGGGCCGTTTCCGGGGTGACCGTCACGACGTTCCGGGTCATGATCTGCTCGACAAGCATCGAACATCTCTCCTTATTGGGGTGGCAGGGTAAAGCGCAGGCGGTGAAATCTTTCTACCGACTCCGGGGGCACCCGATTCCCGATCCGCGCCATGAGCATATTGGCGGGATGGGCCGCAATCTCTGGATCATCGGTGGGGTAGACCTCCATGCCGGCGCTCCCCATGACTTTCTTCATCACGTCTCGATACTCCCAGATGTCTAAACCGGTTTCTTCTAAATCCCAATGCCAGTAGTATTCAGTGGAAATGACGATGTAGTTTTCCATAGCTGGGTCCCGGAAGGCCACTTCAAGGAGGGCTTTGGCCAATCCGGAGTGGCGATAAGGGGCGGCGACTTCCACGGCGCCCAACTCCAACAAATCGCCCATATTCCCCTCTGCCCATCGTTCCAAAGGATCAGGGTAAAGAAACGTGACATAGCCCACGACGAGTTGGGATCGGCGGGCCGCGATGATCCGGCCTTCAGGCAGTTCGGCAATCCGAATCAAAGCTTGTTGCTGGCGATCCGCCGGGCGAAAAGCTTTGAGCCCCTGGTGAAATACTAAGGATCGAAGCGTCGGCGCCGGCACTGGACCTTCGACGATGAGATCGCCTTCTTCTCCGGGGATCACTTTGCTGTGATACTGCTTCGATTGATGAGGATCAACCGCACCGCCGGTGCGGTTCTGGGACTCGGCCATCGGGGGACCTCCATCGTCGTCGGACTTTGTCGCCATTATACTTGAACCGCTAAAGGAGCTAAAGGGGGCCAAAAGAAGGAAC
This region includes:
- a CDS encoding acetoin utilization protein AcuC; this encodes MKDRAVIVYSPEVLRYRFGPEHPFDPLRLRMTWDLMQESGLLRPEHVRAPQPATEEELALVHDRHYIEAVKRAGQGDEPPVPPGGGEPSWESFGLGTEDTPIFPDMHEASALITGGTLMAARLVMEGKAEHAFSLAGGLHHAQRHMASGFCVYNDIGVAIAWLRKEFDARVAYIDTDAHHGDGVQWLFYDDPGVLTISFHETGKYLYPGTGDIHERGTGAGYGYSVNVPLEPFTEDDSWLELLHQALPILISRFEPDIIISQNGCDGHHLDPLTHLSATTRLYREIPKLVHQLAHEACDGRWVAVGGGGYEIWRVVPRAWTLLWAELSHQPIPEVIPDLWLERWSPYSPDLLPDRFIDAPDAFPPIPRRVEIENRNRITLRRALMGTPFYT
- a CDS encoding solute symporter family protein; translated protein: MNSAFILFGIIVLITLAITYWASRRTRTTSEFYAAGRSLTGWQNGLAISGDYMSAASFLGISGMIALSGYDGFMYSVGWLVAYLTVLLIVAEPLRNSGKYTMADVVSFRFSPAPVRSMAALSTLVISTFYMIAQMVGAGGLIHLLLGLDYTMAILIIGVLMVLYVVFGGMLATTWVQIVKAVLLMGGTIVISFLVLMNFHFSVGEMFQAVVDKYGPSYLEPGLRFKNPIDQISLGLALVLGTAGLPHILIRFYTVPTAKEARKSVVWATVIIGAFYLMTTFLGFGAAALVGKNEILKLDKGGNMAAPLLAQHLGGDFLMAFIAAVAFATILAVVAGLTIAASSAFAHDFYSNVIRRGQATESEQVRVARYTSLVVGVAAIALGILARNWNVAYMVALAFAVAASANVPVLIFSLFWKRFNTAGAVTGMAVGLISSLVLVFISPAVMDAKSAIFPLQNPGVVSIPLGFLAAWLGTYVQPAEKDSHRRFAELFVRSQTGIGAE
- the cax gene encoding calcium/proton exchanger, which gives rise to MSRWMVWLLVISLPLTVIGEWLHWSEILLFWLACLAIIPLAGLMGQATESIAILSGPRIGGLLNATFGNAVELIIGFFAIRQGLVQVVQASLTGSILGNLLLVAGLSFLIGGIRYPIQTFNRLAAGTNASMMLIGVVIALVIPAIFTLQRPAIGVELSVGVAAITWVLYLLGLFFSLFTHRNIFNYAQDLPDEEAPWGMARSVGVLVVATLAVAYESEILVGTIEHVSKAFGWSDVFIGVIVVAIIGNAAEHSSAVLMAWRDRMDVSLEIAIGSSLQIAMFVAPLLVFTSLAVGNPMTLVFSWPEIAAMVLGVALITLLSLDGKSNWLEGAMALGAYVIMGIGFYLI
- a CDS encoding bifunctional 3-deoxy-7-phosphoheptulonate synthase/chorismate mutase, producing MKGETMEQLRTQLDEINMDLLRLLSRRADIVQRIGRVKQAQGVQRFDPLREKEMLDRIVAANPGPFDDSTIRHLFKQIFQASLQLQEEEKMHLLVSRKRRAEDTVVEVKGVRIGDGHPIVVAGPCSVETREQMETVGQGLRAQGIVVIRGGAYKPRTSPYDFQGLGREGLVMLRETADKYGMVAVSEIVNPADIEMATQYVDIIQIGARNMQNFELLKAAGSVRTPVLLKRGLSATIEELLFAAEYIMSRGNDQIILCERGIRTYEKATRNTLDISAVPILKQESHLPVFVDISHSTGRKDIMIPVAKAALAAGADGIMVEVHPEPSVALSDAKQQINLEQFGQLMDALREARYLPPVAERVATR
- the hisC gene encoding histidinol-phosphate transaminase, yielding MAGIIGSRARPAIMGIEPYVPGKPIEEVQREFGLKDVVKLASNENPLGPSPKVQEVLVKAAANLHRYPDGGAVILRRALAEYHGVPEAGVLVGNGSDELIKLIAESFVEPGDEVIVPSPSFSEYWFATQVMAGRTVPVSLDESFQYDPERILKAVTPRTKLMYLCTPNNPTGTYIPEKALTDLVRRVPEHVLVVLDEAYHEYVEAEDYGRGLPLIREGAHVVVLRTFSKLYALAALRVGYALADPDVIQLINRVREPFNVNAVAQAAAVAALGDEEHRRKSFEVNRAGKRQLYEGLEALGCRCVPTEANFILVEVPHSSTAVFEGLLRRGVIVRDGAAFGLPRYLRISIGTEAENARLLEEMAEVFRTWDARPAGLAD
- a CDS encoding lytic transglycosylase domain-containing protein, translating into MDLMSEIGLAGAPRIPTDTPSPHGSTTARPTGAHSRSTFSDHLDQALGLRPGATTGALSAPQKEAGSTTTPQAVSSNAPSQGSAAGIKAWLDLVRIWAAERMAALPDAGGSSDPSSPLSQGDSFGADLLPFVIQALSASGSSTGAGPVLPMLFGAISETVASAPVANGSPAPPSTGRWDALIQDVAARRGLDPALLRAVMMAESGGNPAARSPAGALGLMQLMPSTARALGVDPLDPAQNLDGGAQYLRSLLDRYGGDVLKATAAYNAGPGAVDRYGGIPPYQETQAYVRRIQQLYARYV
- the ilvA gene encoding threonine ammonia-lyase, with translation MLSLSDIQEARQTLGDIARKTPLHLTHTFSRLAGCEVWLKLENLQKTGSFKIRGSYNKIRRLSEDAKKHGVIAASAGNHAQGVAYAAARAGIPSTVVMPEGAALSKIKATTDYGARVLLHGADYDAAQTFAQQYREETGAVFVHAFDDPDIVAGQGTVGLEILEQCPDLEAIVVPVGGGGLIAGIALAAKSIKPTIQIYGVEAEGAASMKASLKAGTPVGLYSANTLADGIAVKKPGRLTLRMVQAYVDDVIVVSDVEIARTMLLLLERYKLLVEGSGAAAPAALLFHKLPLAGKKVAAVVSGGNVDGTVLSRILQYGLAEAGRYVRLQTVIPDRPGALQGLLSVIAELRANVLTVSHRRMGPSIPPGFTEVELELETRDPDHVGHVERTLQEKGYQVVLR
- a CDS encoding DUF485 domain-containing protein; translation: MVDPKMRSVEKRVEVSYSWEEVASSPAFRRLIEGKKRFLVPAVVFFLLYYFLLPSFAGWAKSLMAVKVSGAINFGYVFALSQFVMVWGLAWLYVRKANHFDRMAEEVAQEVKGGGE
- a CDS encoding acetoin utilization AcuB family protein, whose translation is MLVEQIMTRNVVTVTPETALTDALQLTRLRRIRHLPVVENERLVGIVSDRDMRDVCPSVLDPDWEAKVQGLRIEHCMKRDVVTVEPWNFIEDAAAEMYRRKVSCLPVLDQDRVVGILTERDILHTLLGMMGVLEPSSRIEVELPNRPGGLADVADILRARRINASSVLIFPGKTPDTRHLVLRVQTMDPRRIIDDIKAAGHRVLGPFSDGGRGE
- a CDS encoding GNAT family N-acetyltransferase — its product is MAESQNRTGGAVDPHQSKQYHSKVIPGEEGDLIVEGPVPAPTLRSLVFHQGLKAFRPADRQQQALIRIAELPEGRIIAARRSQLVVGYVTFLYPDPLERWAEGNMGDLLELGAVEVAAPYRHSGLAKALLEVAFRDPAMENYIVISTEYYWHWDLEETGLDIWEYRDVMKKVMGSAGMEVYPTDDPEIAAHPANMLMARIGNRVPPESVERFHRLRFTLPPQ